The following proteins are co-located in the Spirosoma montaniterrae genome:
- the pnuC gene encoding nicotinamide riboside transporter PnuC, which produces MPDVLDIDTIFFSLWGYDMSYLEFFGVVSGAVAVWLSARANVWSWPIGAASVVLFFFLFYQIQLYPDMFLQVFFFVTNLQGWWRWTHPKPGEENAAQELRITRMPIRQLVIWTGTGVVATGLLGTFASNLHEWFPVLFSQPSAFPYIDSFTTVMSIVATFLMIEKRVECWYVWLLVDLILTYIYFVKGVKLVAVEYFAFCFIAAFGAYNWTKEYRSYPAQPTSVS; this is translated from the coding sequence ATGCCTGACGTTCTCGATATTGATACAATTTTCTTCTCGCTCTGGGGCTACGACATGAGTTACCTCGAATTTTTTGGTGTCGTAAGCGGGGCGGTGGCGGTGTGGTTGTCGGCGCGGGCCAACGTCTGGAGCTGGCCCATTGGCGCGGCCAGTGTAGTGCTGTTTTTCTTTCTGTTCTACCAGATTCAGCTATATCCCGACATGTTTTTGCAGGTCTTTTTCTTTGTTACAAACCTGCAGGGCTGGTGGCGATGGACACACCCAAAACCCGGCGAAGAAAACGCAGCGCAGGAACTACGAATCACCAGAATGCCCATTCGTCAGCTTGTCATCTGGACGGGCACGGGCGTAGTGGCAACAGGGCTGCTCGGTACGTTCGCCAGCAACCTGCATGAATGGTTTCCGGTGCTGTTCAGCCAGCCCAGTGCGTTTCCGTATATCGATTCGTTTACGACCGTGATGAGCATTGTAGCCACGTTTCTGATGATCGAAAAGCGCGTTGAGTGCTGGTATGTGTGGTTACTGGTCGATCTGATTCTGACGTATATCTATTTTGTAAAAGGCGTGAAGCTGGTAGCGGTCGAGTACTTCGCGTTTTGTTTCATTGCCGCGTTTGGGGCGTATAACTGGACGAAAGAATATCGAAGCTACCCCGCTCAGCCGACATCCGTATCATGA
- a CDS encoding DUF2335 domain-containing protein: MESTGSPKEKKALVAHIEREINRKDPDILRGLSPDKRGKLIETVAISVVKEHSGPLPAPETLIEYNEAVPNGADRIVTIFEEQARHRMSLEKVAVGRQTFQSQLGQWFALILGLSTVGCGTWCILEGHDWAGVGLSTSGLITLGVAFLKGKESQKKDLEEKAFSKK, encoded by the coding sequence GTGGAATCTACAGGATCACCGAAGGAGAAAAAGGCTCTTGTCGCGCACATTGAGAGAGAAATTAATAGGAAAGACCCCGATATATTGCGGGGTCTTTCTCCTGACAAAAGGGGGAAATTAATTGAAACAGTAGCTATAAGCGTGGTCAAAGAACACAGTGGACCATTGCCAGCTCCAGAAACACTCATAGAATATAATGAGGCTGTGCCAAACGGTGCAGACAGAATTGTGACAATTTTTGAAGAGCAGGCACGTCATAGAATGTCTTTGGAGAAAGTAGCAGTTGGCAGGCAAACTTTCCAGAGTCAATTAGGGCAGTGGTTTGCATTAATTCTTGGCTTATCCACCGTTGGTTGTGGCACATGGTGTATATTGGAAGGGCACGATTGGGCTGGGGTGGGATTGTCAACAAGTGGTTTGATCACCTTGGGAGTCGCTTTTTTAAAAGGTAAAGAAAGTCAGAAGAAAGATTTAGAAGAGAAAGCTTTCTCCAAGAAATAA
- a CDS encoding RNA polymerase sigma factor: MADAPKRTILSTVKQYGSKLSKFIRGRVRSGEDADDILQDVWYQLSNVVDLESIESMSGWLYQVARNRITDLYRRRPEDSLSDLTLDDDDSISFRDVLLTDAETPDDQYFKDLFWNELMAALSELPENQRTVFVQNELEDRTLQEIADETGENLKTIISRKRYAVQHLRKRLKTLYDELDSL; this comes from the coding sequence ATGGCCGACGCGCCCAAACGAACCATTTTGTCTACCGTAAAACAATACGGCAGCAAACTGTCGAAATTTATTCGTGGGCGAGTAAGATCAGGTGAAGATGCCGATGATATTTTGCAGGATGTCTGGTATCAGTTGAGCAACGTTGTTGATTTAGAATCGATTGAGAGTATGAGCGGCTGGCTGTATCAGGTGGCCCGCAACCGCATTACCGACCTTTATCGCCGACGCCCCGAAGACAGCCTGAGCGACCTGACGCTGGACGACGACGACAGCATTAGTTTCCGCGATGTGCTTCTGACCGACGCCGAAACGCCCGACGATCAGTATTTCAAAGATTTGTTCTGGAACGAACTGATGGCCGCGCTCAGTGAACTACCCGAAAATCAGCGTACCGTATTCGTACAGAACGAACTGGAAGACCGCACGTTGCAGGAGATTGCCGACGAAACTGGCGAAAACCTGAAAACCATTATTTCGCGCAAACGATACGCCGTTCAGCACCTGCGCAAACGGCTGAAAACTCTTTACGACGAACTCGATTCGCTATGA
- a CDS encoding MFS transporter: MIRVKLSLLLNYFVFAILLNSVGTVILQVQNNYGVAESSASVLEAFKDLTIAVVSFLVASYITRIGYKRAMLAALALVMLACLLMPQVPAFWTTKLLFAATGAGFALIKVSIFATIGLITNDRNEHASFMNFLESFFMIGVLSGYFLFSAFVDDANPQSTAWLTVYYVLAAIAGLAFLLLLTTPIDESKVKREASTGFVDDLGDMLRLVLLPTVLVFVLTAFVYVLMEQGIMSWLPTFNSKILNLPTSLSIQMASILAASTALGRFLAGLLLRRVSWYWLLMTCLVISGGLVLLALPLAAGVGGQAVTGWGDAPLAAFVFPMIGLFIAPIYPAINSAILSSLPLHQHGPMAGLIVIFSALGGTTGSIITGYVFETYGGQTAFYFSLVPIGLLLVLITVFSRFVGTNVVATVSGGGH, translated from the coding sequence ATGATTCGCGTTAAACTATCTCTTCTCCTGAATTACTTCGTATTCGCCATTCTGCTCAACAGCGTTGGAACGGTGATTTTGCAGGTACAAAACAACTACGGCGTGGCCGAATCGAGTGCCAGCGTGCTCGAAGCGTTCAAAGACCTGACCATTGCGGTCGTATCGTTTTTAGTGGCGTCATACATCACGCGCATCGGCTACAAACGGGCTATGCTTGCGGCTCTCGCCCTCGTGATGCTGGCCTGCCTGCTGATGCCACAGGTGCCTGCTTTCTGGACTACCAAACTGCTGTTTGCCGCTACCGGAGCCGGTTTCGCGCTGATAAAAGTCTCGATTTTCGCCACCATCGGCCTGATTACCAACGACCGGAACGAGCATGCCAGTTTTATGAACTTCCTCGAATCGTTTTTCATGATTGGCGTTTTGTCGGGTTATTTTCTGTTCAGCGCGTTTGTAGATGACGCCAATCCGCAATCAACAGCCTGGCTAACGGTTTACTATGTACTGGCCGCCATTGCAGGGCTGGCCTTTCTGCTGCTGCTGACAACGCCCATCGACGAGTCGAAGGTGAAGCGCGAAGCTTCTACGGGTTTTGTCGATGATTTGGGCGATATGCTCCGGCTGGTGCTGCTGCCAACGGTGCTGGTATTTGTGCTGACGGCTTTTGTGTATGTGCTGATGGAACAGGGTATTATGAGCTGGTTGCCAACCTTTAACAGCAAAATTCTGAACCTTCCTACCTCGCTCAGCATTCAGATGGCAAGCATTCTGGCGGCCAGTACGGCACTGGGGCGGTTTCTGGCCGGGCTGCTGCTGCGTCGGGTGTCGTGGTACTGGCTGTTGATGACTTGTCTGGTCATCTCGGGCGGATTAGTGCTGCTGGCTCTGCCGTTGGCTGCGGGCGTTGGTGGGCAGGCTGTAACGGGCTGGGGCGACGCTCCGCTGGCTGCGTTCGTGTTTCCAATGATCGGGCTGTTTATTGCACCTATTTACCCAGCCATCAACTCGGCCATTCTGAGCAGTTTGCCGCTGCATCAGCACGGGCCAATGGCAGGACTGATCGTGATTTTTTCGGCCCTCGGCGGCACCACGGGGTCTATCATTACCGGCTATGTGTTTGAAACCTACGGCGGCCAGACCGCTTTCTATTTCTCGCTCGTTCCGATTGGCCTGTTGCTCGTTCTGATTACCGTCTTCAGCCGATTTGTCGGCACAAACGTGGTGGCAACCGTAAGCGGTGGCGGGCATTGA
- a CDS encoding glycerol-3-phosphate dehydrogenase/oxidase, with translation MDRQKNVERLRQELFDICIIGAGASGAGAALDAALRGYRVALVDRGDFSGETSARSTKLIHGGVRYLEQAVKNFDLAQLKQVRHGLAERRTVLRNAPHLAHPLALLTPVFSAFEGLYISIGLQLYSFFARHDSFPQGRWLSKKEAFAKSPMLTPRMHSAVLYYDGQLNDARYALALTHSADEAGAAVANYVAVTGFDKKDGMLTAATVQDELTGETFTIRAKLFLNCTGPYSDAVRLLANPTLDRRIRPSKGVHIVLPRETLNSDCAILIPKTSDGRVVFAIPFEDKVFVGTTDDDYRDLNSEPVLEPAEVDYLLETLQPYLAKTPDRSAVQSGFGGIRPLIVSSRADTKTLLRDHEVEHDPQSGLLSLLGGKWTTYRLMAQDAIDRVGEILSQTAKGSTETHYLVGGENYRFDDWATLQSRYNLPADVCQHLMRTYGTRAERVAQLTHEQPELAERLTDNQPFIAAEVVYQVRQEMAMTPRDVLARRWRLELADWQLTAQITPKIAHLMATELGWSDTQSREQITAYQNLLASFRKRAGLSSFVSEIMLY, from the coding sequence ATGGATCGGCAAAAAAATGTAGAGCGGCTGCGGCAGGAATTGTTTGATATTTGTATAATCGGAGCGGGGGCAAGTGGTGCCGGAGCGGCTTTAGATGCGGCTCTGCGCGGCTACCGCGTAGCTCTCGTTGATCGGGGCGATTTTTCGGGTGAGACCTCCGCCCGGTCTACCAAGCTTATCCACGGTGGGGTTCGGTATCTCGAACAGGCTGTAAAAAATTTCGATTTAGCGCAGTTGAAGCAGGTACGACACGGTTTGGCCGAACGCCGGACCGTGCTCCGCAATGCTCCGCATTTGGCCCATCCGCTCGCCCTGCTGACGCCCGTTTTCAGTGCGTTCGAGGGGTTGTATATTTCCATTGGTCTCCAACTCTACAGTTTTTTTGCCCGCCACGATTCGTTCCCGCAGGGCCGCTGGCTCAGTAAAAAAGAAGCCTTCGCCAAATCGCCGATGCTGACGCCCCGGATGCACAGCGCGGTGCTGTATTACGACGGCCAATTGAACGATGCCCGCTACGCGCTGGCACTGACCCATTCTGCCGACGAAGCCGGTGCCGCCGTTGCCAACTATGTAGCGGTTACGGGTTTCGACAAAAAAGACGGAATGCTGACCGCTGCCACCGTTCAGGACGAACTGACGGGCGAAACGTTTACCATTCGGGCCAAACTATTTCTAAACTGCACCGGACCGTATAGCGATGCCGTTCGGCTGCTGGCAAACCCCACCCTCGACCGGCGCATCCGGCCCAGCAAGGGTGTGCATATCGTACTGCCCCGCGAAACGCTTAACAGCGACTGTGCTATCCTGATCCCGAAAACGTCGGATGGGCGGGTGGTGTTTGCCATTCCGTTTGAAGACAAAGTCTTCGTGGGTACTACCGACGATGACTACCGCGATCTTAACAGCGAACCCGTTCTCGAACCCGCCGAGGTCGATTACCTGCTCGAAACGCTACAACCCTACTTAGCCAAAACACCCGACCGTTCGGCGGTGCAATCGGGCTTTGGCGGCATTCGTCCGCTCATTGTGAGCAGCCGGGCCGATACCAAAACGCTGCTGCGCGACCACGAGGTTGAACACGACCCACAATCGGGGCTATTGAGTTTGCTGGGTGGCAAATGGACTACTTACCGGCTGATGGCTCAGGATGCCATCGACCGTGTAGGCGAGATACTGAGTCAGACCGCTAAAGGCTCAACCGAAACGCATTATTTGGTGGGGGGCGAGAACTACCGCTTCGATGACTGGGCAACGCTACAGAGCCGGTATAATCTGCCCGCCGACGTTTGCCAGCATCTGATGCGTACCTATGGCACCCGCGCCGAACGAGTGGCTCAACTCACCCATGAACAACCGGAACTGGCCGAACGATTGACTGATAACCAGCCGTTTATTGCCGCCGAGGTCGTTTATCAGGTGCGCCAGGAAATGGCGATGACACCCCGCGACGTGCTGGCCCGACGCTGGCGACTCGAACTTGCCGACTGGCAGTTGACCGCCCAAATCACTCCGAAAATTGCCCACCTGATGGCTACTGAACTCGGCTGGAGCGATACGCAAAGCCGCGAACAGATCACCGCTTATCAGAACCTGCTGGCGTCGTTCCGCAAACGAGCGGGGCTATCGAGCTTCGTTTCGGAGATCATGTTATATTAG
- a CDS encoding isoamylase early set domain-containing protein, producing MAVAKQFLKSKPIAKVTFELPAEAVNGAKSVALAGEFNNWDPAAQVLKKQKDGSYKTTVELPVGGEYQFRYILDGTKWENDWAADKYVASGVSGEENSVVVL from the coding sequence ATGGCAGTTGCCAAGCAATTTCTCAAAAGCAAACCTATTGCTAAAGTAACGTTTGAATTGCCGGCTGAGGCCGTTAATGGTGCTAAATCGGTCGCCCTGGCCGGTGAGTTCAACAACTGGGACCCCGCTGCCCAGGTTCTGAAAAAACAGAAAGACGGTTCCTACAAAACCACCGTCGAATTGCCCGTAGGTGGCGAATATCAATTTCGCTACATCCTTGATGGCACAAAATGGGAAAACGATTGGGCTGCTGATAAATACGTAGCCAGCGGTGTATCGGGCGAAGAGAACTCGGTAGTAGTGCTGTAA
- a CDS encoding cold-shock protein — protein sequence METFSKKEKEKQRIKKRKDKQEKREDRKANAQKGQSLDQMLAYVDENGNITSTPPDPRRKRTVNEEDIQIGVARRDDTAEEVGLRQGIVTFFNASKGYGFIRDLKTQESIFVHANALTEPIGEQDKVSFDVTSTPKGLNAIDVKKNA from the coding sequence ATGGAAACGTTCAGCAAAAAAGAGAAAGAAAAACAGCGGATTAAAAAGCGCAAAGACAAACAGGAAAAGCGCGAAGACCGCAAAGCAAATGCGCAGAAAGGTCAATCACTCGATCAGATGTTGGCCTATGTAGATGAGAACGGCAACATCACATCTACCCCACCCGACCCTCGCCGGAAACGGACGGTCAATGAAGAAGATATTCAGATTGGCGTGGCCCGGCGCGACGACACCGCTGAAGAAGTAGGCTTGCGTCAGGGTATTGTAACTTTTTTCAATGCCTCGAAAGGATACGGATTTATCCGTGACCTGAAAACGCAGGAAAGTATTTTCGTACACGCCAATGCCCTGACGGAGCCAATTGGTGAGCAGGACAAAGTAAGCTTCGACGTGACATCGACGCCCAAAGGCTTGAATGCAATCGACGTCAAAAAGAACGCTTAA
- the treF gene encoding alpha,alpha-trehalase TreF codes for MTPTPDILFGELFRDVQLGRVFPDSKTFVDCIPKAAPETILAEYLTEKQQPGFDLSAFVRTHFELPGQVASDYVSDTTLSTAEHIDRLWDRLTRPADVPVPGDSRVPLPHPYVVPGGRFREIFYWDSYFTMLGLKEAGRTDQIWQMLQNFYHLANSLGFIPNGNRTYFLSRSQPPFYALMVNLLAEATSEPIIKFEHVSALQQEYKFWMAGADQVDEHTPAYRRVVAVGENIILNRYWDDTPTPRPEAYRQEIELTFEAEALGVAPEILYTHIRAACESGWDFSSRWFADPHKLATIHTADIVPIDLNCLLFSLETTISDAWGQVGHADVGQPHQEAATLRRTHIQNTFWNDETGFFHDYDFVKKQQTPALTLAGVFPLFFNLATPEQAARVHDRLKTDFLQPGGWVTTLVNSGQQWDWPNGWAPLQWIVYEGLMNYGFTETAHEGRDRWLALNDKVFKATGKMMEKYNVVDAALTTGGGEYPNQDGFGWTNGVYLALNDRMVE; via the coding sequence ATGACTCCTACTCCCGACATTCTTTTCGGCGAACTTTTCCGCGACGTGCAGTTAGGCCGCGTCTTCCCGGATTCCAAAACCTTTGTCGATTGCATACCTAAAGCAGCCCCCGAAACGATTCTGGCGGAGTATCTGACCGAAAAACAACAGCCGGGATTTGACCTGAGCGCGTTTGTACGAACGCATTTCGAGCTGCCGGGCCAGGTAGCTTCAGATTACGTGAGCGATACGACACTTTCGACCGCCGAACATATCGACCGCCTGTGGGACCGGCTCACGCGCCCCGCCGACGTGCCCGTACCGGGCGACTCGCGGGTGCCGCTGCCGCATCCGTATGTGGTGCCGGGTGGGCGGTTCCGCGAAATCTTTTATTGGGACAGCTACTTCACCATGCTGGGGCTGAAAGAAGCCGGGCGAACCGACCAGATCTGGCAAATGCTCCAAAATTTTTATCACCTGGCTAATTCGCTCGGCTTCATTCCGAACGGCAACCGAACGTATTTCCTGAGCCGGTCGCAGCCGCCCTTTTATGCGCTTATGGTCAACCTCTTAGCTGAGGCTACGTCGGAGCCAATCATCAAGTTCGAGCATGTCAGTGCGCTTCAGCAGGAATATAAATTCTGGATGGCAGGGGCCGATCAGGTAGATGAGCATACGCCCGCGTACCGGCGCGTGGTAGCTGTGGGCGAAAACATCATTTTAAATCGTTATTGGGACGATACGCCCACCCCCCGGCCCGAAGCGTATCGGCAGGAGATTGAACTGACATTCGAAGCCGAAGCACTGGGCGTTGCGCCCGAAATTCTATATACGCACATTCGGGCGGCCTGCGAATCGGGCTGGGATTTTAGTAGCCGGTGGTTTGCCGACCCGCACAAGCTGGCAACCATCCACACCGCCGACATCGTGCCGATTGACTTGAACTGTCTGCTGTTTTCGCTCGAAACAACAATTTCCGATGCCTGGGGCCAGGTTGGTCATGCCGATGTTGGGCAACCGCATCAGGAAGCAGCAACACTGCGCCGAACACATATTCAGAATACCTTCTGGAATGATGAAACCGGCTTTTTCCACGACTACGATTTCGTGAAAAAGCAACAAACCCCGGCTCTGACACTCGCGGGTGTGTTTCCGCTGTTTTTCAACCTTGCCACGCCCGAACAGGCCGCCCGCGTACACGACCGGCTCAAAACGGATTTCCTACAGCCGGGCGGCTGGGTAACAACGCTCGTCAACTCTGGCCAACAGTGGGACTGGCCCAACGGCTGGGCACCCCTGCAATGGATTGTGTACGAAGGGTTAATGAACTACGGCTTTACCGAAACCGCCCACGAAGGCCGCGACCGCTGGCTGGCCCTGAACGACAAGGTTTTCAAAGCCACGGGCAAGATGATGGAAAAATACAACGTGGTCGATGCCGCGCTCACCACGGGCGGGGGCGAATACCCAAACCAGGACGGCTTCGGCTGGACAAACGGGGTGTACCTGGCGTTGAATGATAGAATGGTTGAATGA
- a CDS encoding glutathionylspermidine synthase family protein yields MTLQALRVSPDVQLRNLGWDWMLGKDTLPYLTNEVLTITPSEADAYAEAANELFEMFVAAGQHVIDTNRFAELGIPTNLIDLIKLSWDDDRHIHLYGRFDLAGGIDGQPIKLIEFNADTATCLPETAVVQYAHLKANGLDEGQQFNAVFETLTGQFEELLAVNPDLQPTLLLSAMREVPEDDANVALIGEAASEAGFETEFDFIDSVEFSAEEGIFWLNSKTSEFEKLDFWFKLVPWESMAEEEPDLIEILTEIVRKRLAVILNPAYTLLFQSKYILKILWELYPNHPLLLEADTKPLTGKACVEKVLFGREGANVRILNADGSERTAADGDYGDYPKIYQEYVQFPQDAAGHTYQAGVFYAGEACGLGFRRGGLIIDNTAGFVGHLVQ; encoded by the coding sequence ATGACTCTACAAGCACTTCGTGTATCGCCCGACGTCCAACTCCGCAATCTTGGCTGGGACTGGATGCTTGGTAAGGACACGCTACCCTATCTAACCAATGAAGTTCTGACGATTACGCCCAGCGAAGCCGATGCTTATGCCGAAGCAGCTAACGAGTTATTTGAGATGTTTGTGGCTGCTGGTCAGCATGTTATCGACACCAATCGCTTTGCTGAATTAGGTATCCCAACCAATCTGATTGACCTGATTAAACTCTCCTGGGACGATGACCGCCATATTCACCTTTACGGTCGGTTCGACCTGGCGGGTGGCATCGATGGTCAGCCAATCAAGCTGATTGAATTCAACGCCGACACGGCTACCTGCCTGCCCGAAACGGCAGTGGTACAGTACGCGCATCTGAAAGCCAATGGCTTAGATGAAGGCCAGCAGTTCAACGCCGTGTTTGAAACGCTGACAGGGCAATTTGAGGAGCTATTGGCCGTGAACCCTGACCTGCAACCTACGCTGCTGCTGTCGGCCATGCGTGAAGTACCGGAAGATGACGCCAACGTAGCCCTGATTGGCGAAGCAGCCAGCGAAGCCGGGTTTGAAACCGAGTTCGACTTTATCGACAGCGTTGAGTTCTCGGCAGAAGAAGGTATTTTCTGGTTGAACTCGAAAACCAGCGAATTTGAAAAACTTGATTTCTGGTTCAAATTAGTGCCGTGGGAGTCGATGGCCGAAGAAGAACCGGACCTGATCGAAATCCTGACGGAGATTGTACGGAAGCGGCTGGCCGTTATTCTTAATCCAGCCTATACGCTCCTGTTTCAGTCGAAATACATCCTGAAAATTCTCTGGGAGCTATACCCCAATCATCCGTTGCTGCTCGAAGCCGACACGAAGCCACTGACCGGAAAAGCCTGCGTTGAGAAAGTGCTGTTCGGGCGCGAGGGAGCCAACGTCCGTATCCTGAATGCCGACGGTTCCGAACGCACAGCCGCTGACGGTGACTATGGCGACTACCCGAAAATCTATCAGGAATATGTTCAGTTTCCACAGGATGCCGCCGGACATACATATCAGGCAGGCGTATTCTACGCGGGTGAAGCCTGCGGGTTAGGTTTCCGGCGAGGTGGACTCATCATCGACAATACTGCCGGATTCGTAGGGCACCTTGTTCAGTGA
- a CDS encoding 3-keto-disaccharide hydrolase encodes MKYFVLLALFAFIAPTKKVTLFNGKDLTGWKVYGTEKWYVDNGELICESGPDKEYGYLATEQFYKNFDLSLQFKQEANGNSGVFFRSTIEGTKISGWQVEVAPKNHDTGGIYESYGRGWLQQIPDEKESILKPDDWNTMRIRVEGDHVQTFLNGKPMVDMRDEKIGAANGSIALQIHSGGGIKVRWRKLVLKEL; translated from the coding sequence ATGAAATACTTCGTCCTCTTAGCCCTTTTTGCGTTCATCGCCCCGACCAAAAAAGTGACGCTGTTCAACGGCAAAGACCTGACCGGCTGGAAGGTCTACGGCACCGAAAAATGGTACGTCGATAACGGCGAACTCATTTGCGAAAGTGGCCCTGATAAAGAATACGGCTATTTAGCTACTGAGCAGTTCTACAAAAACTTCGACCTCTCGCTACAATTCAAACAGGAAGCCAATGGCAACAGTGGCGTGTTTTTCCGCTCCACTATCGAAGGCACCAAAATCAGCGGCTGGCAGGTAGAAGTGGCTCCCAAAAACCACGATACCGGCGGAATCTACGAGTCATATGGCCGAGGCTGGCTCCAGCAGATTCCCGACGAAAAAGAGTCGATCCTGAAACCCGACGACTGGAACACCATGCGCATTCGGGTCGAGGGCGACCATGTGCAGACGTTCCTGAACGGTAAGCCGATGGTAGACATGCGTGACGAAAAAATTGGCGCGGCCAATGGCTCCATCGCGCTCCAAATTCACAGCGGGGGTGGCATTAAAGTACGCTGGCGGAAATTAGTGCTAAAGGAATTATGA
- a CDS encoding Uma2 family endonuclease, giving the protein METKQPAIFEEYVSEDITSLNHSKLIHRLSVALDRYEETYDIMPELELELSTGKCKPDVAIFPNLPLDWLNDVIYYNQPPIIAIEILSPKQALTELTDKAYKQYFPAGVQSVWLIIPTLRIVQTLLPDGSMQTHTSGTLHDPVTGVEVDLGYLFR; this is encoded by the coding sequence ATGGAAACGAAGCAGCCAGCTATTTTCGAGGAGTACGTTTCAGAGGATATTACGTCGCTTAATCATTCCAAACTAATTCATCGGTTGAGCGTTGCCCTCGACCGATATGAGGAGACGTATGACATAATGCCCGAACTGGAATTAGAACTCTCGACCGGCAAATGCAAGCCCGATGTAGCCATATTTCCAAACTTGCCGCTCGATTGGCTGAATGATGTCATCTATTACAATCAGCCGCCGATTATTGCCATCGAAATACTGTCGCCCAAACAAGCTCTGACTGAGTTGACCGATAAAGCCTACAAACAGTATTTCCCGGCTGGTGTTCAGAGCGTTTGGCTCATTATTCCAACCTTACGCATTGTTCAGACGCTTCTGCCCGATGGCTCCATGCAGACCCACACAAGCGGCACCCTCCACGACCCTGTGACGGGCGTAGAGGTGGATTTGGGGTATCTATTTCGGTAA
- a CDS encoding Gfo/Idh/MocA family protein, translating into MQKIAMLGGGFIGRFYAESLHGQRSRDKVIAIYARREETAQKFADDYGCSFWSTNMEEVIAHPDVNMVCIALPNNLHAPAVELCAKHKKNVVCTKPLGRTADEALRMMKMVEEAGIFGGYLEDLCYSPKFLKALDTVKAGSLGRILWAKSRETHPGPHSNWFWDKEQAGGGCMLDLGCHCVEIARNFIGKDIRPVEVMCWAATQVKPIDAEDHAIALVKYENGAIGQFEVSWTFRGGMDLRDEVMGTEGTIWINNFLRTGFEMFTTGKAGDYVAEKAESNAGWLFPVGDEVNDLGYNHMFTDMFKAAEQGREPAETFYDGYVVNAVLDAAYKSARTKQWEPVQLPVWRGKEGVSAGTDLVEYDADHYLIKEEVTHDGRHKVILKEKASGKIVERDLV; encoded by the coding sequence ATGCAGAAAATAGCCATGCTTGGGGGCGGTTTTATTGGCCGCTTCTATGCCGAGTCGCTCCACGGCCAGCGCAGCCGCGATAAGGTCATTGCCATCTACGCCCGGCGTGAAGAAACCGCACAAAAATTCGCCGATGACTACGGCTGCTCGTTCTGGTCGACCAATATGGAAGAGGTAATTGCCCATCCCGACGTGAATATGGTGTGTATTGCCCTGCCCAACAACCTTCATGCGCCCGCCGTTGAGCTTTGCGCCAAACACAAAAAAAACGTGGTTTGCACCAAGCCGCTGGGCCGCACCGCCGACGAAGCACTGCGAATGATGAAGATGGTAGAAGAAGCGGGCATCTTCGGCGGCTACCTCGAAGACCTGTGCTATTCGCCCAAGTTTCTGAAAGCCCTCGACACCGTAAAAGCCGGTTCGCTGGGCCGTATTTTGTGGGCCAAATCGCGCGAAACGCACCCCGGTCCGCACTCCAACTGGTTCTGGGATAAAGAACAGGCCGGGGGCGGCTGTATGCTCGATCTGGGTTGCCATTGCGTTGAAATTGCCCGAAATTTTATTGGCAAAGACATACGGCCCGTTGAGGTCATGTGCTGGGCCGCCACGCAGGTAAAACCCATCGATGCCGAAGACCATGCCATCGCGCTCGTGAAATATGAAAACGGAGCTATTGGGCAGTTTGAGGTAAGCTGGACATTCCGGGGCGGCATGGACCTCCGCGACGAGGTAATGGGCACCGAAGGCACCATCTGGATCAACAACTTCCTGCGCACGGGCTTCGAGATGTTTACCACCGGCAAAGCAGGCGATTACGTAGCCGAAAAAGCCGAAAGCAACGCCGGTTGGTTGTTTCCGGTCGGCGATGAGGTCAATGATCTGGGCTACAACCATATGTTTACCGACATGTTTAAAGCCGCCGAGCAGGGCCGCGAACCCGCCGAAACCTTCTATGATGGCTACGTGGTAAACGCCGTGCTGGATGCGGCCTATAAATCGGCCCGAACCAAACAGTGGGAGCCAGTGCAGTTGCCCGTATGGCGTGGTAAAGAAGGCGTTTCAGCAGGCACCGACTTAGTGGAATACGACGCCGACCATTACCTCATCAAAGAAGAAGTGACGCACGACGGTCGGCACAAAGTCATTCTGAAAGAGAAGGCGAGTGGCAAAATTGTGGAGCGTGATTTGGTGTGA